The Gavia stellata isolate bGavSte3 chromosome 1, bGavSte3.hap2, whole genome shotgun sequence DNA segment ACAAGTATTTTTCGAGATGACAGCACATTTAACCTGTCTCTTCTGAAAGCGTCATGCACAATCACCTCTGAGACAGGTAGACAGGTCTGTGATTTAGGTTAATTTCCCTTTCATTCACTTGAAGCAAAGAGTCATTTGCCTGGCCACTCTGAAAAGATGTGACTTTGTGTCTACAGTGAAACAAATTCAGTCTGTGTATATTGGAGCATGACTGAAAAGTCATCAACAAAATCACACAGGTCCAAAAGGAAGGTCAGTATCTTGGGTTACTTTAAACTCAAGCTGGAAGTTATTTGCAGCTTCAACCAAAGAGTCTGACATAGAAGCATGCCTGATTTCAGACTTTGATTTGGAGGAGAAGGCTCTCAGAAATTAATCTGTGTATAGGACAGTATTCAAGATGGCcttgtactgggtctggctgggatggagttaactttcttcacagcagcccgTATGGTGCTGTGCCTTGCATCTGTGGCTAAAATAGCATTGGTAACACACCAATGTTGTGGCTATggctgagcagcgcttgcacagtgtcaaggctttctctccaacaccccaccaccaccaacaacCTTAAAGGTCAGTAGGCTGGAGGtgggcaagaggttgggaggggacatagccgggacagctgacccaacAAACCAAAGGGATACCTCATATCATATGAcatcagcaataaaagctaagggAAGGGAGGATGATGGGGGGATGTTTGTGGTTATGTCATTTGTTTTCCCAAGAAACCACTACATGTACAGGACATGGCTGgacatctgcctgctgatgggaagtagtgaatgaattcccctttttgctttgcttctgtgtgcagcttttgcttttcttaataaTGGtatttatctcaacccatgagcttttccatctcattttcttcctcagtcCTGTTGAGAAGGGAGAGTCagagagcggctgggtgggcgTCTGGCAGCCAgtcaaggtcaacccaccacagggTTCTGGacaaagattaattttcttgACTGGTTCTCTCCATTTTGGTTACTGCTgatcacaaagaaaacagatgacataaacttcaaaggcattttcataTGAGAATTGTCAATTTGATTCAATACTGCCAACTTCAACATTCAATAGTCAACAGTCctgattaaaaaggaaaaaaacacttggGGTCTTACCTTTGCAGTCTTGGTGTTTGAGCCCACAGGATGTGGTATTATGACCAGCATATTCCAGTTCAAGCCTGGGTTGCCCTACTGAGAGTGGCCCCACTCTCACTACTGCCTGTTTTATATTCCTGCTGCTTGTCTTAGGTCAACACTAGCAGTCAGGAGGACAGTCAAACAAGCTTTATGATCTGGCTGGCAAACACAGGGACAAGAAGGGTCTCATTCATTCttgcaaaatcttttgtttcaAAGGTGGTTTGCAGTAGCAGCCAGGCTGTGTTCAGAGTCTGCCATAGGGCATCCCAGAAGGAGCAGATGACGCAGGAGGTCTGCACAGGAGTCCAGTTTGTCACCGCAGCATTTCTCACTGTGCACAGCAGTTCctgtcagcaggaaaaaaaacccatcgCTGATTTCAGCCAAGTGCTTTAACTGCAGTATTTCTGTCTTTGTCCTGCATTGGTTTATGCAAGGTTTAGACACTTACTATTGATGTCTTGGGCTTTTGCTGAAGGATAGCACTTTAAAGTTAGAGACGTGGCTGttatgaaatgaagaaaatgcacaaaatcACCCCTGGAGGAGTGAAAACAACAAATTGCAATGCACAGGCTTCAGTGTCAGAGAATAGGCTTCTCTGGAAGGCATTTAGTTACTTTCTTACCCCATGAAACAAGTGACATCTCTCAGAAAAGACTCCCAGTGGGGAACTTGATCCTTTGGGAGGGAGGATGAGCTAGTGAttagaaaggaaatgcaaaggTGTTTTCAGCATAGAGGCTGCTAATACAGTACATTACATTGTTAATGGAAATGTAGCTTTGcaccttctgtttttctcccagCAGAATTAATTTCAGCACTGTTTGCATGCCAAGCATGCACACTCACAGCTGTGAGCTCCAGGGAGTGGGAGAAGGCACAGCTTGGACCTGCACAGATAAGATCACAAAGATTCTGCAACAGGGCTGGGAGCTGAACCCACTGCCTTTGCCAAGTGACTTCACCACAAGACCATCTTTGCTCCTGCCCACAGTAACTGTCCCACACCATTACAGACAGACCTCAGAAGCCAGCAGATTGGGGGAAAAGCATCTGGCTGTTTCAAAGTCCTTTGGGAGATCTGCAGGGATAGGAGTTTTCTGTTCCGCTCTGCGATGCAGCAAAGAGGGGGAAACCACCCACCATTTCCCACAGAGCAGCTATTGTTTCCCAGTACTCTAGTCCGACCTGCACCCTCGTTCCTGCCAGGAATCTCTCAGTTTCAAGGCTGCATGTGTCATTTATTAAGAAATATGAGAGAGCAGGGAGGAACAGCTTTTAAAGAAGCAGGCCGTGCACAGGCAGGGAAACACAGTGCTAAGTGTTTGGGAACCCTTGGAGATGAAAGTACCACAGGAGTGCCACACGGCAGTGCTGCTGGTATACGTACTGTGCTGCTAACAAACCACATGCTGGTTATGGAGACAGACGATTGTGGAGCTGGAGGCACAGAGCTCACTAAATCCAATGGTCACAAAATGGAGAAGTAAAAGGAGTAAATTGTTCCATGCAACAGGAGCCACCGGCCCAAGCTGAAAGCCCTgggaaacaaagcagcaggGCATGTAAGAAGTACTTccttggcagctgcctgcaaatGAAGCAGAGGAATTTTTCACTTGGATTTGCAGCTGCGTGTTTGTGAAGAAAATGAGTGTGGAAAAGCTGGAGAAACACCAAGAGAGAGTTTCTGAGAGGACTGTAGGCTTGTACTTGAGAGAGGGCAAAGTAcctcctgctgtgctggtgtgCTCAATGTACACAAACTGCAGGAATATCCAACTCGTATTTCATCCTACTGGAAGCAAGTCGCAAAGTCCCAACTCCTAATTAGCTGCTCAGACCAAGAGGAGATCATCTATTTTCCAAGTGCTTAGGTAAAAGAAGAGTGAAATCATAAGATGTGAGGCAGCGCTTCTGCTTATTATTGCGGTGCCAAAGCACAGCATCTTAAATAAAGCCAGCAGTGTTATTTCGTATGTGCTTAGGAGCAAACTGTAATCCCTCATCCAACATTACCTCAGTCTGGAGAGTTACCCCTGTGTAAATGAGGCCATAACTATATATACACAGCCATTAACTTACTCTGTTCCAATCAGCGTAACTGTTATCATTGCTTTGTATACcgaaagaagaaaaaccagcagaaaacttGTTTACTGGCAAGTTTGTTTCCAGAAAGAcaatttgcatgtatttttcacaTCTCTGCAGAACAAAGCTCTTCATACTCACAAGACAGAAACTTCCTGAAGTCAAAACCTTCAGGCCAGAGCTTGCTTTCTTCGCCTCGTGTTAATCAGCAGATTTGTGAACCTGTCAATAAAGTTTACCAGGGCTGTGAGTCACCACACGATAACCCTGAAGGTTATCTGGCGGCTTATCCAACCAGCCCAGCCTTGGTTAAAGAGTCAAAGAGACGATTTGAAGCTGAAAATCAACGACAGCGGGATTTTACAACTTCCAGCCCGCCCGCGATACATCACTTACGTAATATTGagcattttgtttaaatgtgCGAAGCCTAGAGCTGCGAAAGGGAGCGCAGCCATGGCCACCCCATTATCCCCCCGGGCCCGCAACAAACTCAACAGCACAGAATGCCTTAcacctcagctctgccctggagGTCCTTTTTTTcgcagggggaaggggagaggccATTGAACCTGCTAGGACGGTTGTCAACAAGGGCCCCCCGTCCCTTGACGCGACCACCCCTCTGCGAGGCCTCAGCCCCCTCAGCCGCCAtggccggggcggggaggacgctgctcccgccggccccgccgcgaGCCGGCAGGGGGCGCGGGGCTCCTCCGGCGGCGCGAGGCCGGCACCGCCTCCCGCGCCTGCGCGTCGgcagggcggcgcggcgccgggTCTTCAAgatggcggcggggccgcctcCCACCGCCTCGCAGGCGTACCGGCCTAACCGCTTCGTCTCGCTGCCGGCCGAGCTCGACCCCGACACCTACGATGCGTCGCCGGAGAAGCGCCGCGTCGAAGCCGAGCGCTTGGCCATCCGTGCCCGGCTCAAGCGGCAGtaccagctgcagctgaacaaccccaacccACCGGCCGTCATCGTGAGTGGGGAGGGGGGCGCGGGCCGCGGGGTCTGTCCGCCTCGCCCGGTCTGTCCGCCTCGCCCAGCGGCCCGGAGCGGGGCCCGGGCCTGGGTCCGTGCGGGCGGGGCGCTGCCTTCCCCGTGACCTTGGTGCCTTTTCCAGCGTGGGCCGGGAGGCAGCCGGGGGCTTTCTAGGCCCCAGCGCCGCGGCGGGGACAAACGGGGCTGCGCCGGGTCGGGTGGGAGTTGCAGGGACCCTGGGGCCtcattctggttttctttccaaCCCAGGAAGATCCTGCCTTGGTTCGCTGGGCCTATGCTAGGACACAAAACGTCTACCCTACTTTCCGCCCGACACCTAAGACGTCCTTTCTAGGAGCTCTTTTTGCGATAGGTCCTATCCTCTTCTGGGCTACTGTCTTCAAAGTTGACAGGGTGAGTCTGTTGACCACACTGAGCATCAGTGAACAGCAAATTGTAAAATGTAGATCTGCCTGGAGACTTAAGTGGTGGGATCCTCTTGCACCTAAGAATGATTAACACCATTAAAGTAATGAGGGAAGGAAGGCTGACACTGAGCCTACTATCTCAAAGCCACATAACTGTTTGCAAAGTCCTGCTGTGCTAAGAGCCCTGTATTGTACCCTTGGGTATGGCCAGTCACAGTTTCCCTGATCAAGATATTTTGCTATAATAAAGCTCTCTGTAGCAGTGATAGTGTAAATTAATCATAAGAGactatttttcagctgttgacATGCAGTAActgcattttctaaaataaataaatagggaCCTTATGGATGACAGACCTAGCAAGGTCTCTCTGAATTGCTTAACCATTTCTCTAATCTCGTGAAGCAAATGGGAAGGAGTACTTATGCTGATTACAGTGCCTGATCTCAGCTggattttttacattttggaaGGTTTATCTTGCTTGTGTTCTAACTCCTGAAATGTGGGCATCAGAATCTGAGCAATGGTAGATCATTCTGAAAATACTTGGCTGTATACATACATAAGAAAATGCTAGGTGACTGCCAGAGACTGGCTGTTTTTAGTAGTGAATTTGTGGCTACTGTAAAACACTTTTATTTCACTCTTTTGCAAAAATGTAGCATTTTTAGATCAAGTCATAAACTGGGAAGCACAAActtcaattaaaattaatagaataTTTGTAGGGAACGCTGTATAATTGGATGAATCGAAAATACAGGTTTCAGGAAATGTGCCGAGCAGGTTGatataaatgtttttgaaacTTCAGTATCCCTGCAGTATTTTGTCatgctggtttggttttgttcgTAAAGCCACACGTGGGCTTAGCCACCAAGCGTGGCTTAGCATGTGAGTGCTTGAAAATAAACCTGTGTGAGTGAAATCTAGATATGCTTGCCTGGGAATATTTAAGCTGAAGTCTTTAATGTAATCTCTAGGAcaacttgttttcctttattccATTTTCCTTACTGACGTttagggatttttcttttgttttctggtagTATATAAAGCACAATAACTATTACACTCTTTTCTCTGAGGAGTGTTTGTTGTGTGTCTGGGAAAGCAAAAGATAAATTGCCAAGTCTTAAGCAAGTCTTCTGGTTTTATCCAGCAGAAGGAATCTGGGCAATATCTGCAGTGTCTGTGTACTGTAACAGTACCTGTCAGAAAGGTACATGACTGCAGACTGAGATAGAAATGGGCTGAAAGTGAGTACAGGCACGTTTAGGCAAGTGGTTAAGAAGTTTCTCTATAATTAGATCTCTGAACTGGATTATTCAGCcagaaggaggaggcagaaactAAAGGTATAAATTAGCTGTGACACAACTATTTTGGTGAAAAATACATCACAGGAATTGGTCTCTGCTGGCCTGTGAGAGTGGATAGATGTGCAGAGAGGTCAGTCTGAGCATGTCTTCCATAGCTGGTAGGTGAAGCTAAATGCCGTGCTCTTCTTTACTTTTTAACCGCAATGGCTGTTACCAGAGTTTGTGTTTATagatcatttaggttggaaaagacccttaagatcataCATGGTGCTATCTCCTATAGTCCATGCTGAAATACTAGGACTGTTTTTCTCTCATCCAGGCTGATTGAAACTTCTTCTCTAAGAGGATAATGATGAATGTTCTCTTTCTTCCACAGGATCGTAAAGAGAAGCTTATCCAAGAAGGTAAATACAAGCGACCGTTCAGTGTATTTTGAGTTCCTGGAATTGCAGTGCTGTTCGTGGGATATAAGTAAAATAAGATATATTGTGTGCTGTCGTTTCTTCTTCGTAAGAATAAATCTTAATTGCTCATTGGTTGTCTTGCATCTTTAACAATTATAGAAAGTGCAAAAATGCAGGATCTTTATATCTGATGTAGATATGGAGAGGGTATGCTGAACTCAACCAGTGTACTCCTTCAGTCTACATACAGAGGCTTCTTTTAAGCTGTGGAAGTTGTTTCTGTCAGAGTGGCATAGgctgaagtttaaaattaagGGCAGGCTAAAATGTTAAGCAAGCCCAAAGCAGTTTCCTAAGGAATTGCTGCTTGCCTACTAGGTATTTCTTCCTGGCGTCAGTTTGACTATGTAGTTTGCCCTAATCCGATAATAGGCAAGTTCTGTGATACACTCTTAGTAATTTTAGGAGCCTGCCTGACTGCTCTCAATAAGttgagttaatttttcttttccctaataAAATACAAGCCTAAACCAGGCATTTGTTTATTGCAGTAAACTTCTGGATAAAATTACCATACCAGACCTGGAAACAGTAGGCTGAACATTGTCATGCTATATGTGACTAGCATTTCCACTAATTCTGTGACTCCTGTGAGTGGGAGACAAGAAGTAAAAAGataaggatttttatttttgacacCGATTCCCTTACAGTATAGGAGAATTCCATTTCACCCCTGCAAATGGgccatgattaaaaaaaaaacccataaagcCTAACTGAACCGTCTGCCTGCAAAGATGTCTTCTCTGCCTAGTCTTACAAGAACCCAAGTTTTTCTGCACAGATCAGCTGGTGTAGGTGGCTCTAGAATTGTTACTGCCAAAGTACTGAAATGTGAGGGcaaggaaaagattttaaattcagatttaaattttCACGTGGCCTGTAGGTGCCATCATGATCCAACCAGCCCTCATTCTTCAGGCATTATACAGGAGTTGTTCCTTCCCAAAAGTGGAAAGCTTCCCTCTGCCTGCTGGGAAAGCAGCCTATGTTCTTGACAGTGAAGTCAGCAAGAGCAGATCTTCAAAGTCCCTTTCCTGCATGATTAGGATGTAAATATGGGCCATTTGCAGTCCCTCTTCATCAGAGTGAGTTGATGAGCTtttgcacagaatcacagaatggctgaggttggaagggacctctggagatcatctggtccaaccccctgctcaagcagggccaccttgagcaggctgcccaggaccatgtccagatggcttttgagtatctccaaggatggagactccacaatctctctgggcaacctgtgctaGTGCTCAGTTGCTCACACAGTACAAATGTGTTCCCTGATAAttcattttttgtaattttttttttaaagtgtttcctGTTGTAACTCTTTCCTGTCTGGGTCATGAAATGTTCAGGCAGTGGGGCCCTGGCACTAAGGctgtgtgcagcagctgtgcaagGCCGTGGCCTGCTTTTGCAATCCCATATGTGCTCTCGACAACCCTCTTGCACCTGTCTCTGTGGCTTGTTCTTCTGCTAGCTCAACTAAAGCAAATGCAGATTATTCTCTCTGCAGACCAGCTTCTAAAAGACTGTCACAAATGATATTACAAGATACGGCTGCGGGTCAGTGCAGAGGGAGAGGCATCAATGGATAGAGAAAGTGGTATTTAGGGAAAGAAATAATTGCTTGCCTGAGCATGCTAAATTAACTACCTTCTTGCTGCCACAAACTAATTTGATCTCCCAGGACCCATTTCCTCAGCTAATTGGAACTTGACTTGCCACACATACAAATTCTCCCTTGCAGCTGTATTTGTTTCAGGCCAGTTGAGCAAATAGTTCAGGATGGGTTGTGGATGAACGCAGCGCCTCTAGACTTTTAGGCCAGCCTCGGATTGACGCTTGCAGCACCTGCCACAGCCCTTTCCTTTGCAAATGAGAGCGTCTGATGCTATGTCCCTGCAGATTTGAGCATGGTGCTTGGGGAAAGGCTGCCCTACTTTCCTCTCTTGCTATTTGCAGAACTCTCTAAGCTGTTTTCTTGCAAGGAACGAATGTGCTATGCTGCGGGAGTTGGGGTTGGTGGTTTGAGGCGGTGGTGCTGGGTGCatagaggaaggaaaggggagtTTCCCTTCAGAAGTGTAGGGTGAAGACAGGAGAGTCAATGTGCCTCATGGAATTTTACCTTTGACTGATGCGTTACCACCTGTGTTTGCTTCAGTGATGAGTCTATAGCAAGAGAAACTCAAGCCTGCAGGTCACTGGATGGTAATTTAGGtctcaaacagaaaacaagcttttcCCCTCTGCCCGTGAAACATTTAGACCTCATTTATCCCTGGATCAGTCTGATTAAATCAGCTTCTCTGGCAAATTGATTGTCCTGAACGTCCTTTTTCTGAGCTGGCTATTTTAGAGTAAACATCTCTCTAAAGATTTTATAATGGTATACTTTGCTCAaagctgatgatttttttccctcaaggATCTGGTGCAGATCCAAAACTGATGATGGATGTAACTGACTGAAGTTAGGTGTTGCAGCTctgcatttccttctcttttagaAAATTGAGGATTGCTTCTCTTGGGAGGTAGGAAACATAGATCCTGATGGCACCAAGCTTAGGAACTGTTTTATGTGGGTGCGTGCTAAAGCAGAGGCCTGAGGTTTGGGGTGCCTGGGCTGCGCTCCTGGTTCCCAGCCTACCTGGGGCTTCGCTTTCTGCTTCCACCCTGTAGAACTCACCACCTGGGGGTGAGGCTTGCATACTCCAATGAATTTTGAGGTCTTCCACGATGTTGTCTGCACTTGAGCTTTCTTCCAGGTAACTTCTCAGGAACAAATGCCTGGACTGGCCAGACAAGTCCTTTTGCATTTGCTATGCTGCAAATTAGTGCTTAACTAGGGCTGTTTGTCAAGTGCTGACAAACAAGTCAATGTTGAAGGGTGGCCAGAGCGTGGGGTTGGAAAGGAAACTTTCCTTCACTTCTTAGCAGTGAAGCGCTTTGGATTCTCCAACCTTTTCTAATTTGCAGTCTACTTTTCTGACAATCAAGTCTTTCCTTGGCAACCCTCCACA contains these protein-coding regions:
- the NDUFB4 gene encoding NADH dehydrogenase [ubiquinone] 1 beta subcomplex subunit 4; translated protein: MAAGPPPTASQAYRPNRFVSLPAELDPDTYDASPEKRRVEAERLAIRARLKRQYQLQLNNPNPPAVIEDPALVRWAYARTQNVYPTFRPTPKTSFLGALFAIGPILFWATVFKVDRDRKEKLIQEGKYKRPFSVF